One window of Salmo salar chromosome ssa11, Ssal_v3.1, whole genome shotgun sequence genomic DNA carries:
- the LOC106594567 gene encoding macrophage mannose receptor 1 isoform X2 yields MDLPLFLVLVFSGLSFLPSYRPHQFHFVEMRKTWTEAQSFCRQNYTDLATIDDMVDMKKLHNTEDFTAWIGLYLSSWRWSLGNIELEGEGFWATGHPENYRNKEEFCVYMMQNGLRHDDNCDKQWYFVCNDEKNATNKYIVITESKTWSDAQLYCREKHTDLASVRNTTEMETIKSILLNPGNNQPVWIGLKKSLGVWSDQSGSSYRNWDSNEPNGGNDGAFCGEVKSSGKWNDKACTQTQPFICYDDELVLVSENKTWSEALWHCRNLDMELVSAHNQSIQHLVQQRAKKASTPFVWLGLRYTCTLDFWFWVNGEESCYHNWADGEGYNTSKEQCGNTGAIQRDGGQWVGKAETERFNFICSKSDDY; encoded by the exons ATGGACCTGCCTCTGTTCCTCGTCCTTGTTTTCTCAG GGCTGTCCTTCCTCCCCTCATACCGCCCTCATCAGTTCCACTTTGTGGAAATGAGAAAGACCTGGACTGAAGCTCAGAGTTTCTGCAGACAGAACTACACTGACCTGGCCACCATAGATGACATGGTAGATATGAAGAAGCTCCATAACACAGAGGATTTTACAGCCTGGATAGGGCTGTATCTCAGCAGCTGGAGGTGGTCTCTGGGAAACATAGAGTTAGAGGGGGAGGGGTTTTGGGCCACAGGACATCCAGAAAATTATCGCAACAAAGAAGAGTTCTGTGTGTATATGATGCAAAATGGGCTTAGGCATGATGACAACTGTGACAAACAATGGTATTTTGTCTGCAATGATG AGAAAAATGCGACCAATAAGTATATTGTCATCACTGAATCTAAGACTTGGAGTGATGCTCAGCTCTACTGTCGGGAGAAACACACTGACCTGGCCAGTGTGAGGAACACAACAGAGATGGAGACCATAAAGTCTATCTTACTAAATCCTGGCAACAATCAACCAGTGTGGATTGGCCTGAAGAAATCTCTTGGAGTCTGGTCTGATCAGAGTGGCTCCTCCTACAGAAACTGGGATTCAAACGAGCCGAATGGGGGAAATGATGGAGCCTTCTGTGGTGAAGTAAAATCATCTGGAAAGTGGAATGATAAAGCATGTACTCAGACACAACCCTTTATTTGCTACGATG atGAGCTGGTCCTGGTCTCAGAGAACAAGACGTGGTCAGAAGCCCTGTGGCACTGCAGAAACCTGGACATGGAGCTGGTGTCTGCCCACAACCAGAGCATCCAGCACCTGGTCCAACAGAGAGCCAAGAAGGCCTCCACTCCCTTCGTCTGGCTGGGCCTGAGGTACACCTGCACCCTGGACTTCTGGTTCTGGGTCAATGGAGAAGAGTCCTGCTACCACAACTGGGCCGATGGGGAGGGCTACAACACCAGCAAGGAGCAGTGTGGGAACACGGGGGCCATTCAGAGAGACGGGGGACAGTGGGTCGGCAAGGCTGAGACTGAGAGATTCAACTTCATCTGCAGCAAAAGTGATG ATTACTAG
- the LOC106594567 gene encoding macrophage mannose receptor 1 isoform X1 produces the protein MLVCSPQGCPSSPHNVGLFSTGLSFLPSYRPHQFHFVEMRKTWTEAQSFCRQNYTDLATIDDMVDMKKLHNTEDFTAWIGLYLSSWRWSLGNIELEGEGFWATGHPENYRNKEEFCVYMMQNGLRHDDNCDKQWYFVCNDEKNATNKYIVITESKTWSDAQLYCREKHTDLASVRNTTEMETIKSILLNPGNNQPVWIGLKKSLGVWSDQSGSSYRNWDSNEPNGGNDGAFCGEVKSSGKWNDKACTQTQPFICYDDELVLVSENKTWSEALWHCRNLDMELVSAHNQSIQHLVQQRAKKASTPFVWLGLRYTCTLDFWFWVNGEESCYHNWADGEGYNTSKEQCGNTGAIQRDGGQWVGKAETERFNFICSKSDDY, from the exons ATGTTGGTTTGTTCTCCACAGGGCTGTCCATCCTCCCCTCATAATGTTGGTTTGTTCTCCACAGGGCTGTCCTTCCTCCCCTCATACCGCCCTCATCAGTTCCACTTTGTGGAAATGAGAAAGACCTGGACTGAAGCTCAGAGTTTCTGCAGACAGAACTACACTGACCTGGCCACCATAGATGACATGGTAGATATGAAGAAGCTCCATAACACAGAGGATTTTACAGCCTGGATAGGGCTGTATCTCAGCAGCTGGAGGTGGTCTCTGGGAAACATAGAGTTAGAGGGGGAGGGGTTTTGGGCCACAGGACATCCAGAAAATTATCGCAACAAAGAAGAGTTCTGTGTGTATATGATGCAAAATGGGCTTAGGCATGATGACAACTGTGACAAACAATGGTATTTTGTCTGCAATGATG AGAAAAATGCGACCAATAAGTATATTGTCATCACTGAATCTAAGACTTGGAGTGATGCTCAGCTCTACTGTCGGGAGAAACACACTGACCTGGCCAGTGTGAGGAACACAACAGAGATGGAGACCATAAAGTCTATCTTACTAAATCCTGGCAACAATCAACCAGTGTGGATTGGCCTGAAGAAATCTCTTGGAGTCTGGTCTGATCAGAGTGGCTCCTCCTACAGAAACTGGGATTCAAACGAGCCGAATGGGGGAAATGATGGAGCCTTCTGTGGTGAAGTAAAATCATCTGGAAAGTGGAATGATAAAGCATGTACTCAGACACAACCCTTTATTTGCTACGATG atGAGCTGGTCCTGGTCTCAGAGAACAAGACGTGGTCAGAAGCCCTGTGGCACTGCAGAAACCTGGACATGGAGCTGGTGTCTGCCCACAACCAGAGCATCCAGCACCTGGTCCAACAGAGAGCCAAGAAGGCCTCCACTCCCTTCGTCTGGCTGGGCCTGAGGTACACCTGCACCCTGGACTTCTGGTTCTGGGTCAATGGAGAAGAGTCCTGCTACCACAACTGGGCCGATGGGGAGGGCTACAACACCAGCAAGGAGCAGTGTGGGAACACGGGGGCCATTCAGAGAGACGGGGGACAGTGGGTCGGCAAGGCTGAGACTGAGAGATTCAACTTCATCTGCAGCAAAAGTGATG ATTACTAG
- the LOC106594568 gene encoding macrophage mannose receptor 1 gives MDQPLFLLLVFSGLSILPSSLTHQFHFVNLNKTWTEAQRFCRQNYTDLATIDDMADMKKLNSTVSASWRGSAWIGLYNIIWRWSLGDRELEGEVFWDDHHPNNDAETLCVYMLLNATWQNYDCSKTFHFVCYDEKNATNKYILIAEYKTWSDAQLYCRKKHTDLASVRNTTERDAIKSILPNVTGIYRVWIGLNKSLGVWRWSDQSGFSIKSWETYKENNADGSYQNGEFCGEVTFPSGKWNYQGCTTNTHFICYDDELVLVTENKTWSEALWHCRDLDMELVSAHNQSIQHLVQQRAKKASTPFVWLGLRYTCTLEFWFWVNGEESCYHNWAKGEGYNTSKEQCGNTGAIQRDGGQWVGKAETERFNFICSKSDDY, from the exons ATGGACCAGCCTCTGTTCCTCCTCCTTGTTTTCTCAG GGCTGtccatcctcccctcatccctcactCATCAGTTCCACTTTGTGAATTTGAATAAGACCTGGACTGAAGCTCAGCGTTTCTGCAGACAGAACTACACTGACCTGGCCACCATAGATGACATGGCAGATATGAAGAAGCTCAATAGCACAGTATCAGCTAGTTGGAGAGGATCAgcctggatagggctgtataacATAATCTGGAGGTGgtctctgggagacagagagttagaGGGGGAGGTGTTTTGGGATGATCATCATCCAAATAATGATGCCGAAacgttgtgtgtgtatatgttgctaAATGCGACTTGGCAAAATTATGACTGTAGTAAAACATTTCATTTTGTCTGCTATGATG AAAAAAATGCGACCAATAAGTACATTCTCATTGCTGAATATAAGACTTGGAGTGATGCTCAGCTCTACTGTCGGAAGAAACACACAGACCTGGCCAGTGTGAGGAACACAACAGAGAGGGACGCCATTAAGAGTATCTTACCTAACGTCACTGGTATCTACAGAGTGTGGATTGGTCTGAATAAATCTCTTGGAGTCTGGAGGTGGTCCGACCAGAGTGGCTTCTCTATCAAGAGCTGGGAAACATACAAGGAGAACAATGCAGATGGGAGTTATCAGAACGGAGAGTTCTGTGGTGAAGTTACTTTCCCTTCTGGAAAGTGGAATTATCAGGGTTGTACCACCAACACTCATTTTATCTGCTATGACG aTGAACTGGTCCTGGTCACAGAGAACAAGACGTGGTCAGAAGCCCTGTGGCACTGCAGAGACCTGGACATGGAGCTGGTGTCTGCCCACAACCAGAGCATCCAGCACCTGGTCCAACAGAGAGCCAAGAAGGCCTCCACTCCCTTCGTCTGGCTGGGCCTGAGGTACACCTGCACCCTGGAATTCTGGTTCTGGGTCAATGGAGAAGAGTCCTGCTACCACAACTGGGCCAAGGGGGAGGGCTACAACACCAGCAAGGAGCAGTGTGGGAACACGGGGGCCATTCAGAGAGACGGGGGACAGTGGGTCGGCAAGGCTGAGACTGAGAGATTCAACTTCATCTGCAGCAAAAGTGATG ATTACTAG